One Paenisporosarcina sp. FSL H8-0542 genomic region harbors:
- the thrS gene encoding threonine--tRNA ligase: protein MSETIQLKFPDGAIKEFPKGTTTEDVAASISPGLRKKALAGQLDNQLVDLKAPLEQDGAIAIVTAGSDEALEVLRHSTAHLLAQAVKRLFKDVKLGVGPVIENGFYYDIDSPQPITAEDLTAIEKEMKKIINENLEIVRHNVSRAEAFDKFKEDEYKIELLEAIAEDDQVSIYEQGEFFDLCRGVHVPSTGKLKEFKLLSIAGAYWRGNSDNKMLQRIYGTAFFTKEELAAHLKMLEEARERDHRKIGKELNLFMNSQKVGQGLPMWLPKGATIRRIIERYIVDKEVKLGYDHVYTPVMGSVELYKTSGHWDHYQDDMFPVMSMDNEDLVLRPMNCPHHMMIFKNGIHSYRNLPMRIAELGTMHRYEMSGALSGLQRVRGMTLNDAHIFVRPDQIKDEFKRVVQLIIGVYKDFDINDYSYRLSYRDPEDKEKYYDDDDMWNKAQSMLKEAMDELNLDYYEADGEAAFYGPKLDVMVKTAIGKEETLSTVQLDFLLPEKFDLSYIGEDGKQHRPVVIHRGVVSTMERFVAFLIEEYKGAFPTWLAPVQVQVIPVSNEVHFDYAKGVIEKLQAAGLRVEMDERDEKLGYKIREAQMQKIPYMLVLGDKELESGFVNVRKYGEQNSESIPFDEFLSRIQQEIN, encoded by the coding sequence ATGTCAGAAACAATTCAACTGAAATTTCCAGACGGCGCGATAAAGGAGTTCCCAAAAGGCACGACAACCGAAGATGTTGCAGCATCAATCAGTCCCGGCCTTCGTAAAAAAGCGTTGGCTGGTCAACTGGATAACCAACTTGTAGACTTGAAAGCGCCACTTGAGCAAGATGGTGCAATTGCCATTGTTACTGCAGGCTCAGATGAAGCGCTGGAAGTGTTGCGTCATAGTACAGCTCACTTATTGGCTCAAGCAGTAAAGCGTCTTTTCAAAGATGTGAAATTAGGCGTAGGCCCAGTAATTGAAAATGGATTCTATTACGATATCGATTCACCACAACCAATTACTGCAGAAGATTTGACGGCTATTGAAAAAGAAATGAAGAAAATCATCAATGAAAATCTTGAAATTGTACGTCACAACGTGTCTCGTGCAGAAGCATTTGACAAGTTTAAAGAGGATGAATATAAAATTGAGTTGTTGGAAGCAATTGCTGAAGATGATCAAGTATCCATTTACGAACAAGGTGAATTTTTCGACTTATGCCGTGGGGTACACGTTCCGTCTACTGGTAAGTTAAAAGAATTTAAATTACTAAGTATTGCAGGTGCATATTGGAGAGGTAACAGCGACAATAAAATGTTGCAACGCATCTACGGAACAGCTTTCTTCACAAAAGAAGAATTGGCTGCACATCTGAAAATGCTTGAAGAAGCGAGAGAGCGTGACCACCGTAAAATCGGGAAAGAACTTAATTTATTCATGAACTCACAAAAAGTAGGTCAAGGACTGCCGATGTGGTTACCTAAAGGTGCAACAATCCGCCGCATCATCGAACGCTATATTGTCGATAAAGAAGTGAAGCTTGGTTACGATCATGTCTACACGCCAGTAATGGGCAGTGTGGAACTGTACAAAACAAGCGGACACTGGGATCATTATCAAGACGATATGTTCCCGGTAATGAGTATGGACAATGAAGATCTAGTATTGCGTCCGATGAACTGCCCTCATCATATGATGATTTTCAAAAATGGCATTCATTCATACCGTAACCTGCCTATGCGCATTGCTGAGCTTGGTACAATGCATCGTTATGAAATGTCAGGTGCTTTGAGTGGTCTTCAGCGTGTACGAGGAATGACATTGAATGATGCGCATATCTTCGTCCGCCCAGATCAAATCAAAGATGAGTTCAAGCGTGTCGTTCAATTGATTATTGGTGTTTACAAAGATTTTGATATTAATGATTACTCATACCGTTTGTCTTACCGTGATCCAGAAGATAAAGAAAAGTACTATGATGACGATGATATGTGGAACAAAGCACAAAGCATGCTGAAAGAAGCAATGGATGAGTTAAACTTGGACTACTACGAAGCTGATGGCGAAGCGGCGTTCTATGGCCCTAAATTGGATGTAATGGTCAAAACTGCAATAGGTAAAGAGGAAACGTTATCCACTGTTCAACTTGACTTCTTATTGCCTGAGAAATTTGATCTATCCTATATCGGTGAAGACGGCAAACAACATCGCCCGGTTGTCATCCACCGTGGAGTAGTATCAACTATGGAACGTTTCGTTGCTTTCCTTATCGAGGAGTATAAAGGTGCATTCCCGACTTGGCTGGCACCGGTTCAAGTTCAAGTCATCCCGGTTTCTAATGAGGTCCACTTCGATTATGCAAAAGGCGTTATCGAAAAACTCCAGGCAGCAGGCTTGCGAGTTGAGATGGACGAACGCGATGAAAAACTTGGCTACAAGATTCGTGAAGCACAGATGCAGAAGATTCCATACATGCTAGTCCTAGGTGACAAGGAGCTGGAAAGCGGCTTCGTGAATGTGCGCAAGTACGGTGAGCAGAATTCGGAAAGCATTCCATTTGACGAGTTCCTTTCACGCATTCAACAAGAAATTAACTAA
- the infC gene encoding translation initiation factor IF-3: MYVNDGIRARELRIIDQNGDQLGVKTRFEALEIAARVNLDLVLVAPQAKPPVARIMDYGKFKFEQQKKDRETRKNQKIIVLKEVRLSPTIDEHDFQTKLRNAIKFLEKGDKVKASIRFKGRAITHKEIGQRVLDRFAEACAEVSTVEQKPKMEGRSMFLVLQPKNEKK; the protein is encoded by the coding sequence ATGTATGTAAACGATGGCATTCGCGCTCGTGAACTTCGTATTATCGATCAAAATGGTGATCAATTAGGAGTTAAAACGCGTTTTGAAGCGTTAGAAATTGCCGCTCGTGTTAATTTGGATCTTGTCCTTGTGGCCCCTCAAGCCAAGCCACCAGTCGCTCGTATCATGGACTATGGTAAATTCAAATTTGAGCAGCAAAAGAAAGATCGTGAGACTCGTAAAAATCAAAAGATTATCGTATTGAAAGAGGTTCGTTTGAGCCCAACAATCGATGAACATGATTTCCAAACGAAATTACGAAATGCAATCAAGTTCCTTGAAAAAGGAGACAAAGTCAAAGCTTCTATCCGTTTTAAAGGCCGTGCAATTACGCACAAAGAGATTGGTCAACGCGTGTTAGATCGTTTTGCAGAAGCTTGTGCTGAAGTATCGACGGTTGAACAAAAACCGAAGATGGAAGGCCGTAGCATGTTCTTGGTTCTTCAACCGAAGAACGAGAAAAAGTAA
- the rpmI gene encoding 50S ribosomal protein L35, translating to MPKMKTHRGAAKRFKKTGSGKIRRASAYRSHLFANKSTKAKRKLRKGGLVSSGDYKRIKSLIAYMK from the coding sequence ATGCCAAAAATGAAAACTCACCGCGGCGCGGCTAAGCGTTTTAAAAAGACTGGTTCTGGAAAAATAAGACGTGCATCTGCATACCGCAGTCACTTATTCGCAAATAAGTCTACTAAAGCTAAACGTAAGTTACGTAAAGGTGGACTAGTTTCTTCTGGTGACTACAAACGCATCAAATCACTTATCGCTTACATGAAGTAA
- the rplT gene encoding 50S ribosomal protein L20, whose protein sequence is MPRVKGGTVTRQRRKKVIKLAKGYYGAKKLLYKVANQAVMKSGNYAYRDRRNKKRDFRKLWITRINAAARMNGLSYSRLMHGLKLAGIEVNRKMLADLAVTDAAAFTQLAEAAKKSMNK, encoded by the coding sequence ATGCCACGCGTAAAAGGCGGAACAGTGACGCGCCAGCGTCGTAAAAAAGTTATAAAATTAGCAAAAGGTTATTATGGTGCTAAAAAATTACTATATAAAGTAGCAAACCAAGCAGTTATGAAATCAGGTAACTATGCTTACCGTGACCGTCGTAACAAAAAACGTGACTTCCGTAAATTATGGATCACACGTATCAATGCAGCAGCTCGCATGAATGGTCTTTCTTACAGCCGTTTAATGCACGGTTTGAAATTAGCTGGTATTGAAGTTAACCGTAAAATGTTAGCTGACCTAGCTGTTACAGACGCAGCAGCATTCACACAATTAGCAGAAGCTGCTAAAAAATCAATGAACAAGTAA
- a CDS encoding DUF1294 domain-containing protein: MHLILIGFFIVMSIVSFFTMGHDKTAAQAHKRRVPERTLWNLAILGGGVGAYLGMILYRHKTKHMSFRIGFTLLAILQVALIIWAAPLLKEWS, translated from the coding sequence ATGCATCTCATACTTATCGGGTTTTTCATTGTCATGTCCATCGTTTCGTTTTTTACTATGGGTCATGATAAAACAGCAGCACAAGCGCATAAACGCAGAGTGCCAGAACGCACTCTATGGAACCTTGCGATACTTGGCGGTGGCGTAGGAGCGTACCTAGGAATGATTCTCTATCGCCATAAGACAAAACATATGTCCTTCCGAATTGGCTTTACATTACTGGCGATTCTACAGGTAGCTTTAATCATCTGGGCTGCTCCATTGTTGAAAGAGTGGTCATGA
- a CDS encoding dUTP diphosphatase yields MELQQLFTMQKALDRYIQSEKNISHDVFLEKGLALLVELAELANETRCFKFWSAKGPSDKETILEEYVDSIHFLLSLGIEKQLDDLDSWPVEEKAGSLTHLFLNTHASIQQFLHEPTRPLYEDVWKWYGAVGSSLGFTHLQIVKAYIDKNEKNYERQRSGY; encoded by the coding sequence ATGGAATTACAGCAGTTATTTACGATGCAAAAAGCTCTCGACAGATATATTCAATCGGAGAAGAATATATCTCATGATGTATTTCTTGAAAAAGGGTTAGCGTTATTAGTTGAACTCGCTGAATTGGCGAATGAAACACGTTGCTTCAAATTTTGGAGTGCAAAAGGGCCATCAGATAAGGAAACGATTTTGGAAGAATACGTAGATTCCATTCATTTCTTACTGTCTCTCGGCATTGAAAAACAATTGGACGATTTAGATAGTTGGCCAGTTGAGGAAAAAGCAGGTTCTCTGACTCATTTATTTCTAAATACCCATGCATCTATTCAACAATTTCTCCATGAACCAACCAGACCGCTATATGAAGATGTGTGGAAATGGTATGGAGCCGTTGGATCATCACTAGGTTTTACACATCTTCAAATCGTAAAAGCATATATTGACAAGAATGAAAAAAATTACGAACGTCAACGCTCTGGTTATTAA
- a CDS encoding M42 family metallopeptidase: protein MTKLDETLTMLKDLTDAKAIPGNEREARDVMRRYIEPFADRMDSDNLGSLIAEKVGDAEGPKIMVAGHLDEVGFMITQIDDKGFLKFQTVGGWWSQVMLAQRVTIVTRKGESITGVIGSKPPHILSPEARNKPVDIKDMFIDIGASSKEEAMEWGVLPGDMVTPYFEFSVMNNEKMLLAKAWDNRIGCAIAIDVLKALKDEKHPNIVYGVGAAQEEVGLRGARTAAAKIKPDIGFAVDVGIAGDTPGITAKESTSKMGAGPQLVLFDASMVSHKGLRDLVVDTAEENNIPYQFESIPGGGTDAGAIHLTANGVPSLAIGIATRYIHSHAGILHRDDYENAVKLIVAVIKKLDRDTVNKIIFD from the coding sequence ATGACGAAACTTGATGAAACACTTACAATGCTGAAAGATTTAACAGACGCAAAGGCCATACCTGGGAATGAACGTGAAGCACGAGATGTTATGAGAAGATACATCGAGCCATTTGCTGACCGAATGGATTCAGATAATCTGGGTAGCTTAATTGCAGAAAAAGTAGGCGACGCGGAAGGCCCGAAAATCATGGTTGCCGGTCACTTGGATGAAGTCGGATTCATGATCACTCAAATTGATGATAAAGGTTTCTTAAAGTTCCAAACCGTTGGTGGCTGGTGGTCACAAGTTATGCTTGCTCAACGTGTAACAATTGTGACGCGTAAAGGTGAATCTATTACTGGTGTCATTGGATCGAAACCACCACATATCTTATCACCTGAAGCACGCAATAAACCGGTTGATATCAAAGACATGTTTATTGATATCGGTGCCTCTTCGAAAGAAGAAGCTATGGAGTGGGGCGTATTGCCAGGAGATATGGTAACACCATATTTCGAATTCTCTGTTATGAACAATGAAAAAATGCTTCTGGCAAAAGCGTGGGATAACCGTATTGGTTGTGCAATCGCAATTGATGTTCTTAAGGCATTAAAAGATGAGAAACATCCAAACATTGTATATGGTGTGGGAGCTGCCCAAGAAGAAGTTGGATTACGTGGAGCACGCACAGCAGCCGCGAAAATCAAGCCGGATATTGGTTTTGCAGTTGACGTCGGTATTGCTGGTGATACGCCAGGGATTACAGCAAAAGAATCTACAAGCAAAATGGGAGCAGGTCCACAATTGGTATTGTTTGATGCTTCAATGGTTTCTCACAAAGGACTTCGCGATCTAGTGGTAGATACTGCCGAAGAAAATAATATTCCTTATCAGTTTGAATCTATTCCTGGAGGCGGAACAGATGCCGGAGCGATTCATTTGACAGCGAACGGTGTTCCTTCATTGGCCATTGGGATCGCAACTCGCTATATTCATTCTCATGCAGGTATTTTACACCGTGATGATTATGAAAATGCAGTCAAACTGATTGTCGCGGTAATCAAAAAACTAGATCGTGACACAGTGAACAAAATTATCTTCGACTAA
- the argF gene encoding ornithine carbamoyltransferase translates to MKLLEFVNLEVVESVKNKDLLTWLDYTSMEVKQLLELATNLKKLAKNNVHPPLLAGKTVGLIFEKHSTRTRISFEVGINQLGGHAMYMHARDLQIGRGEPISDTGKVLSGYMDGIMIRAHSHKMVEELAEAASIPVINGLTDLFHPCQALADVLTIHEVKGYLAGLKLAYVGDGNNVAHSLVIACAHLGIDVSIATPKGFEIDSTILNKAQKLAASNGSSILATNNPIESVSGADVIYTDVWTSMGQEEETAARLDAFKEYQINEDLVKHAKTDYLFLHCLPAHREEEVATSIIDGPHSVVFEQAENRLHAQKAILASILS, encoded by the coding sequence ATGAAATTACTTGAATTCGTAAATCTTGAAGTAGTGGAAAGTGTGAAAAATAAAGACTTGTTAACATGGCTCGACTATACTTCAATGGAAGTAAAACAATTGTTGGAACTAGCAACCAATCTGAAGAAGTTGGCTAAAAACAACGTGCACCCTCCACTACTGGCAGGAAAGACGGTAGGGCTCATATTTGAAAAACACTCAACCAGAACGCGTATTTCATTTGAAGTTGGAATCAATCAATTAGGTGGTCATGCAATGTATATGCATGCAAGAGACTTGCAAATCGGACGTGGGGAGCCTATTTCAGATACTGGAAAAGTATTATCGGGTTACATGGACGGCATTATGATTCGTGCCCATTCACATAAAATGGTCGAAGAATTAGCTGAAGCTGCGAGTATTCCTGTCATCAATGGCTTAACAGATCTATTCCATCCCTGCCAGGCTTTAGCCGATGTCCTGACGATTCATGAAGTGAAAGGCTATTTAGCAGGTTTAAAACTTGCTTACGTGGGGGACGGGAATAATGTAGCACATTCTCTCGTTATTGCGTGTGCTCATTTAGGAATTGATGTATCCATTGCAACTCCTAAAGGTTTTGAAATTGATTCCACGATTCTTAACAAGGCTCAAAAACTAGCCGCTTCAAATGGTTCAAGCATCCTGGCGACTAACAATCCAATTGAATCTGTATCAGGTGCGGATGTCATTTATACAGATGTCTGGACCAGTATGGGGCAAGAAGAAGAGACAGCCGCGCGACTTGATGCTTTCAAAGAGTATCAAATTAATGAAGATCTCGTGAAACACGCTAAAACGGATTATTTATTCTTGCACTGCTTGCCCGCGCATCGTGAGGAAGAAGTCGCAACATCTATCATCGATGGTCCGCATTCAGTTGTATTTGAACAAGCAGAAAATCGACTCCATGCTCAAAAAGCCATATTAGCATCGATTCTGTCATAA
- a CDS encoding helix-turn-helix transcriptional regulator, with the protein MLHNRVKELRARFGFSQGELGERVGVTRQTIGFIEKGDFSPSITLALKLAREFEITVDQLFWLEGKKPL; encoded by the coding sequence ATGCTCCATAACCGAGTCAAAGAGCTTCGTGCCCGTTTTGGTTTTTCGCAAGGTGAACTGGGTGAAAGGGTGGGCGTTACACGACAAACCATTGGATTTATCGAAAAAGGAGATTTTTCACCATCGATAACATTGGCATTAAAACTGGCACGAGAGTTTGAAATTACTGTAGACCAATTATTTTGGTTAGAAGGGAAGAAACCATTATGA
- a CDS encoding small multi-drug export protein, which produces MWEYLLVFLGAAIPWLEMAVVIPLGIITGLNPFWVVVIGFIGNMVTVLALIIGYNKFKIWLAKRREGKVQKESKRSERAKRIWNKYGLPGMLLLGPILIGTHIAAFIAMTLGGSKKQTTIWSAISIAVWALVFGILTALGFDFFVREI; this is translated from the coding sequence ATGTGGGAATATTTATTAGTGTTTTTAGGGGCGGCCATTCCATGGCTTGAAATGGCCGTGGTAATTCCACTAGGTATCATAACGGGATTAAATCCTTTTTGGGTAGTAGTCATTGGCTTTATCGGGAATATGGTAACGGTCTTGGCATTAATCATCGGATACAATAAATTTAAAATATGGTTAGCGAAAAGACGCGAGGGAAAAGTACAGAAAGAATCCAAGCGCAGTGAACGTGCAAAAAGGATTTGGAATAAATATGGGCTACCTGGAATGTTGTTGCTTGGCCCCATACTGATTGGGACCCACATTGCTGCATTTATCGCGATGACATTGGGTGGGAGCAAAAAACAGACGACCATATGGTCTGCTATCAGCATTGCTGTGTGGGCATTGGTATTCGGAATATTAACAGCACTCGGCTTTGATTTCTTTGTCCGGGAAATATAA
- the sspI gene encoding small acid-soluble spore protein SspI, which translates to MNFQIRDAITANMVGNSATEIREVVEDAIKRGEEHLLPGLGVFFEKWWKTAGEPEKESVLRHLEQSFQG; encoded by the coding sequence ATGAACTTTCAAATTCGAGATGCAATCACCGCCAACATGGTTGGCAATAGTGCTACAGAAATTCGTGAAGTAGTTGAAGATGCCATCAAACGTGGCGAAGAACATTTACTTCCTGGACTTGGTGTGTTTTTTGAAAAATGGTGGAAAACAGCTGGTGAACCTGAAAAAGAATCAGTATTAAGACACTTGGAACAATCTTTCCAAGGATAA
- a CDS encoding RNA methyltransferase, which translates to MKRIESSQNSQVKHWKKLVSVRKERDKSGEFLVEGFHLVEEALKNKSNVLAMIVREGTTIPTGWNVDDVDIIEVTMDIAKEIAETEHSQGIYAYCSQQVATEEQQQTWKKLLFIDAVQDPGNVGTMIRTADAAGMDAVVLGKGSADAYNPKTVRSGQGSHFHIPIVKGDLSQWVQICKEQEIPVYGTSLDESVLYNQVKPQARFALIMGNEGSGLSPELLVQTDTNLKIPLLGQAESLNVAVATGILLYTLIPQSN; encoded by the coding sequence ATGAAACGTATTGAATCATCACAAAACTCACAAGTGAAACATTGGAAAAAGCTTGTTTCCGTTCGAAAAGAACGTGATAAATCTGGAGAATTTTTAGTCGAAGGCTTCCATTTGGTTGAAGAGGCATTAAAAAACAAGTCGAATGTGTTAGCCATGATTGTAAGAGAAGGAACAACAATTCCAACTGGCTGGAATGTAGATGATGTAGACATTATTGAAGTCACAATGGATATTGCGAAAGAAATTGCCGAAACAGAGCACTCACAAGGAATATACGCATATTGTAGTCAACAAGTGGCAACAGAGGAGCAACAACAAACTTGGAAAAAACTTCTCTTTATTGATGCTGTTCAAGATCCAGGGAATGTCGGGACAATGATTCGCACAGCTGATGCTGCCGGAATGGATGCCGTCGTTTTAGGAAAAGGATCGGCAGACGCTTATAATCCGAAAACGGTTCGTTCCGGTCAAGGTTCGCACTTTCATATTCCGATAGTCAAAGGCGATTTATCTCAATGGGTTCAAATCTGCAAGGAGCAGGAAATACCTGTGTATGGTACATCATTGGACGAATCAGTACTATATAACCAAGTGAAACCTCAAGCGCGATTTGCATTGATTATGGGCAATGAAGGAAGCGGGCTTTCGCCAGAACTTCTTGTTCAAACAGATACGAATTTGAAAATTCCATTGCTAGGACAAGCTGAATCATTAAACGTAGCGGTCGCGACAGGTATTCTTTTATACACATTAATTCCTCAATCAAATTGA
- the pheS gene encoding phenylalanine--tRNA ligase subunit alpha — translation MQEQLQQLKDEAIGKIQAASTVKELQDVRVAYLGKKGPITDLLKGMGKLPAEERPQMGALVNVVREEVTAVLDERLVILEDAAIQQQLENESIDVTLPGRPVKTGNHHPLTRVVEEIEDLFINMGYEIAEGPEVEKDYYNFEALNLPKGHPARDMQDSFYISEDILLRTHTSPVQARTMEAKGGEPIKIICPGKVYRRDNDDATHSHQFTQIEGLVIGENIRMSDLKGTLSVFAKKMFGDDREIRLRPSFFPFTEPSVEMDISCFKCGGSGCNVCKKTGWIEILGAGMVHPNVLEMAGYDSKRLSGFAFGMGPERIAMLKYGVEDIRHFYTNDVRFVSQFHRTEV, via the coding sequence ATGCAAGAACAATTACAACAATTGAAAGACGAAGCGATCGGCAAAATTCAAGCCGCTTCAACTGTGAAAGAACTGCAAGACGTACGTGTTGCGTATTTAGGGAAAAAAGGACCGATTACCGATTTGTTAAAAGGGATGGGTAAACTTCCGGCTGAAGAACGTCCGCAAATGGGTGCCTTGGTCAATGTAGTCCGTGAAGAAGTAACCGCTGTACTCGATGAGCGCCTAGTTATTTTAGAAGACGCTGCCATTCAACAACAACTTGAAAATGAATCAATTGATGTGACATTGCCGGGTCGTCCAGTGAAAACAGGAAATCATCATCCACTTACACGTGTCGTGGAAGAAATCGAAGACCTGTTCATCAATATGGGCTATGAAATTGCTGAAGGACCTGAAGTAGAAAAAGACTACTACAATTTCGAAGCATTGAACTTGCCAAAAGGGCATCCTGCTCGTGATATGCAAGATTCATTCTACATTTCGGAAGATATTTTACTGCGTACCCATACATCCCCAGTGCAAGCACGCACAATGGAAGCAAAAGGTGGAGAACCCATCAAAATTATTTGTCCTGGTAAAGTGTATCGACGTGATAATGATGACGCGACGCATTCACACCAATTCACGCAAATCGAAGGACTTGTGATTGGCGAAAACATTCGTATGAGTGATTTAAAAGGAACGTTATCAGTATTTGCGAAGAAAATGTTTGGAGACGATCGTGAAATTCGTCTGCGTCCAAGTTTCTTCCCGTTCACTGAGCCTTCGGTTGAAATGGACATTTCTTGTTTCAAATGTGGCGGCAGTGGCTGTAATGTTTGTAAAAAAACAGGCTGGATTGAAATTTTAGGTGCCGGTATGGTACATCCAAATGTATTGGAAATGGCAGGATACGATTCAAAACGTCTGTCAGGATTTGCATTTGGTATGGGACCAGAACGCATTGCGATGTTGAAATATGGAGTGGAAGACATTCGTCATTTCTATACAAATGATGTGCGATTCGTATCGCAATTCCACCGGACGGAAGTGTAA